DNA sequence from the Brachybacterium sp. P6-10-X1 genome:
CTCCAGCAGCTGCGGGCTGGAGGCGGCGGCCTCGCGGATGGCGCCCCAGTCCCGACGGGCTGCGGCACGGCGGCGGAAATCCAGCAGGTCATGGACCTCGTGGGTGGCGAAGGTGGCCTCGTGCGCGAGTGCTTCGCGGACCAGCCGGGCGGGACCCGGACGTGAGAGTCGGTCCAGCACCGCCGGGTCCCAGCTGCCGGTCCGGGTGAACACGGGCAGGTGATGAGCACGGGCGAACACGCTGACCGAGTCGATCTGGAGCAGGTGGGTGTGCTCGAGCGTGCGGCGCAGCGCCCGCCTGCTGGCCGCAGGAGCCGGGATCTCGGTGCGGCGGGCGCGGCCCATTCCCTGGGCGCGCAGCGCGATGCGTCGGGCTCGGGTCCAGCTGACGGTGTCGGTCACCGGGGCTCTCTTCTCGGGTCGGGCCGGGCGCTCGGCACCCTCCCGCGGGACCGAACGGCCGGACGGCGCCGGGCGGGAGGGCGCTCTCGCGCACCTCCCGCCCGGGCGATGTCGGTGGGGATCAGGACGGCTGGAGGGCCGCGTCGAGCTCGATGACGCCGTAGTTCCAGCCCTTGCGCCGGTAGACGACCTTGGGATTTCCGGACTCCGCGTCGACGAAGAGGAAGAAGTCGTGGCCGACGAGCTCCATCTGGTAGAGGGCGTCGTCGACTCCCATCGGGGTGGCCCGATGCTTCTTCTGGCGGATCACGACCGGGCTGCCGGCCTCGGCGAGGTCCGTCTCGGACGACGCCGACGTCTCGGGTTCCTGCGACGGGGCAGCGGGCTCCGACGGGGTCTCCTGGAGCGCTGCGGGCAGGTCCTGGTCGGCGGGCATCGTGCGCACGCTCGCCCCCGGCCCCTGATGGGAGCGGTCGCGGCCGCGGCGGTGGTCCTTGCGCCGGTCCCGAGCGCGACGAAGACGTTCCAGCAGCTTGCCGTAGGCGATGTCCAGGGCGCCGAAGAGGTCATCGGCCCTGGCCTCCGAGCGGATCACGGAACCGTTGTCGTGCACGGTGAGCTCGACGCGGTCGCTGAGCTCGGCCTGCCTGGGGTTCTTCTCCTGAGAGACCTCCACGTCCACGCGCAGCGCAGCGGGCGCGAACTGGGTGACCTTGTCGAGCTTGTCGGTGAGGTGGCGACGGAATCGGTCCGG
Encoded proteins:
- the hpf gene encoding ribosome hibernation-promoting factor, HPF/YfiA family: MEINVVGRHMDVPDRFRRHLTDKLDKVTQFAPAALRVDVEVSQEKNPRQAELSDRVELTVHDNGSVIRSEARADDLFGALDIAYGKLLERLRRARDRRKDHRRGRDRSHQGPGASVRTMPADQDLPAALQETPSEPAAPSQEPETSASSETDLAEAGSPVVIRQKKHRATPMGVDDALYQMELVGHDFFLFVDAESGNPKVVYRRKGWNYGVIELDAALQPS